The nucleotide window GCAGAGATTTTCGCCCGTCAGGGTAAGGCACTGAACGACTTTGCTAACCGCGATGTTAAAGTTCTCGTGACCGGCAACCCTGCCAATACTAACGCACTGATCGCCAGCCGTAATGCGCCAAAACTCAGTCCTTCTCAGTTTACCTGCCTGACACGGCTAGACCACAACCGAGCTAAAGGTATGCTGGCCAGTCAGTGTGGTGTTACTGCACGTGACATTCAAAACATCATTATCTGGGGTAATCACTCTCCAACCCAGTACCCGGACCTCCATCACGCAAGAGTGTTCGGTCGGCCTGCCATGGGACAGATCGATACCTCCTGGTATCGTAATGAGTTTATTCCGCGGGTGCAGGAGCGGGGTAGTGAGATTATTAAAGCCCGTGGGTTATCCAGTGCAGCCTCAGCCGCTCAGGCGATTGTTGATCAGATGCACAACTGGACTCAGGGTACTGAGCCGGGTGAGATCGTCAGCATGGGTATTTTGAGCGATGGCAGCTATGGCATAGAGAAGGGCGTGTTCTTCTCCTTCCCTGTGCGATGTAATTATGGGCGTTATCAGATTGTACATGGACTTGATATCAATGATTTCAGCCGCAAACATCTCACTGCGACCGAACTCGAATTACTCGAGGAAAAAGCGATAGTCGAACACCTGTTGCCGAAAGATACTGAGGAATCACATAATAATCTGACTATCTGCCTGAAATCTGGAGTCACCCTCTACGCAGATGGCACAGGGCCTAGTCAGGAAAGTAAGTTCCTGAACAACAATCGGGTACTCTGATCTCAGGTTGTTGATACAGAATTAAAGCCCTGCCTGATTAGTTCCGGCAGGGCTTTTTTATGATTGATAACGATAGATTGTTAAGATTATTACAGTTAAATACCTATACATTTAAGGCCTGGATGAAACGTCTGCACATATCAAATCAGCGCTGACGGCAACCACACTTCCAATACCACTTAAAAATAGCTACTTGATGCTTGGGACTAGGCACGGCATCTTTTGTTGGAATGGCAAGTCGATCTCCAGCGTGACGGAATCAGGAGCCTGAGTCACTGATGCCGTTGTTGGGAGAATGACCGGCAGGAATATGCAGGAATGCGGGCATATCCGTAGATTCCTACTGCCGGGAATTTATCAGCTACTTATGAACCAGGTTAGCGTTGAGTGTATTATCACGAGCGAGTTGGGCAATGGAATTTTCTGGCTACTGACAGGGGTCAAAGATCATAGCTTTGAACGGCAAATCAAAGCGGCGTCGCTTACTGGCTGGTCGGTTACTGATGGAGGTGCATTGAGAGTCATATTAGGTGTCCACTTAAAGATCGGTGAACACCTAGTTAACCTGCGATTAAGTACTAATTAGCGGCGCTCTACAGACCGCATAGTTAGGTAGCTAAAAACTAATAATTAGACTTGTTTGCACCTTTCCTAGTTTAGAGGGGCAGGCTTTGTGATGCCAGATGGATTCACCGGAGGTTTACAACTACTCTACTAAGGAGGCAGGTATATATTTTGCTCTAACCCTATTACGTTTTTTTGTGTTTGCAACTTCTATAGCGCATAACGTTGGATTGTAATTAATGACAATACACTCTAAGCATTGAATACACTCTTTCATATCAATTACTCCATGCTTTGGAATGGCGTCAATTTCGCAATTGACCCGACAGTTTTGACAAGGTGATCCGCACTCCGGACGCCTTGTAAGCCAGTTAAATATTGGAAAGGCTCCCGCAATTGCCATAAACGCACCTAATGGACATATGTAGCGGCAATAGAATTTGTGAACTTTCATAGCAAGAAAAATCATCCCCCCTGCATACAGCACGTAGTACCACTCTCTGATAAAATAGAGTGTAATACTTGTCTTAAAAGGTTCTACTTCAGCTATTTGTTCAGCAATATTGAGGAAAGAAAAGGAAGTAAATACAATGGCTCCCAAAACAAAATACTTGAATTTTTGAAGTCTATTATGCCAAATATCACCAATCTTCCATTTATTTATATTCAAACGCTTACCTAATAGCCCTGCGAATTCCTGAATAGCACCAAATGGGCATAACCAGCCACAGAAAAGACCTCTGCCAAAAAGTACAAGACTAATTAGAACGTAGCACCAAAGAATAGCGATGATAGGATCAAGTAAAAAAAGCTCTATAGAGCTGCCATCGATGAGTAAATTTTGTAAAGTTAATACGTTTACAATGCTGAGTTGGCCTTGCGAATAAAAGCCGATAAATAGACAGGTAAATGATAGATACAGCCAGCGAACTTTATGAAAAAAAGTAGAACTCTTAACAAAAAAATGTTGATTTAGAAAAACAATGGTCAGGATAGTCAAACCTATCAATAACAAAGAGATATCATCTTGACGCTGCTGCCATATTTCTATCCATAGCGGCAAATCAATTTCTACCTTCTTTTTATGCTGTGTAAAAAAATCCCTAGGGAGTTGATATACTTCGTTTAAAATTATTTTTTTATCAGTATTAAATTTTAAATTTGTTCTTAACAATGGTGAAAACTTTGCCACTGATGGAATCTTAAAAACACTAAGTTCACTCCAGTTATTATCAGAAATACTCAAATCATAACTTGTTATTTTTAAATCTGAAACCTTACGAACTACTTCAGAACCTCGCTGACTCATACTGATTTTTTCTGATAAATTCATTCCCTCCCAAGACCCCTTGGAAAGAACAAGAATATATTGATCTTTTGAGTCATTTTTTTTGATAAATTCCTCGTACTTTGATCCATTTAGCAAGTTTTTTTCGACAAGAGGATGACTTAAATATGCGATATATAGCTCAGCTAACGGCTCCTCGTTTTCCGTCGATATAGGCTGACTGGGGTAGCCTAGTTTTTTATCAACTTTGGCTGAACGAATTTGCGAAGCATAAATTGGCCAGTGAGTTACTAATCCTTTGTTAATCAACTGCTCCAAAGTCAAATTTTCGAATATGTCTGTTTTAGGGGTATACCAGGAAGACAGAGAGTATCCCTCAAGCTCTTTGGCTTGTGCCACAGCACGCGCCGCGGTCGTAAGCGTTTTATTAAGTGCTTTGATGGTAACCGTGGCGCTGGTGATACCATCTATATAGGTGCTTTTTCGCCCCCCCTCTAGTGTTTTTTTACTGCTCTTTTTGATATAGATATTATCTGAGGCGGCTACACCTATAAGCTGCGCCATATAGTGTTCAAGCCTTCGCGGACCATCATTTTTGATAAATATAGGTTCGTGATGTTCAAGTGTTACAAATCCGGTATATAGCCCCTGCGATGATAGCCCGACAAGAATATCGATCGGCTTACCTCCGTAGCCCCTGACTGGATAGATTTCAGCTGTATGAAACGCATACCCTTCTAATATATTTGAACTATATACGGGAATAATATCTAGGGTTTCATCCTCTTTATTGATATGAGTAGCATTGGGAAATAACTTAGTTAATGAAGCAGACAATGGTATATCTTCAGCATTGACATGCGGACTAATCAGCATGACAAAAGTAAGGTAAATCAGCTTCCATAAGGCAACTTTATCAGAGTTACTGAAAATCATAGCTGTTTACCTTTACTTTTATTTACTAAAATAAATTTCAATTATTTTTTAAAAGAATATGCAGCCATATTACCTTTCATCATTTGTGGAATTAAGAGTAAATTCTTGCTTCGTATATACAGAATATCTGCACTACCTTGGCCAAGTTCCAATAAAGTTTTGACAGTTCCATCAGCTTTTACTAGCAGCAATTTCCCTATCATCCAATCAGTAACAAGAAAGCTTGTGTCATCAATTTTAGCAAGTCCATCCAGGTTACCTATGGGTACTCCATCAGCAAAGTCAGTTATGCTCATGTTCTCGAATGAAACTTGTAAAATATGCCCTGGTATATCAGTTTTCCAACCATCAACAGGTTTTCCCCAACTCGCTACTACAATAGAACTATTATCAATATATAGCCCATTCGGATTGTCTAACCGACTATCCTCTAACCAAATTTCAAGATGACCTTTATAGAGTCTATAGATACGATTGTTTGCAGTGTCGG belongs to Amphritea atlantica and includes:
- a CDS encoding YjbQ family protein, with the protein product MDETSAHIKSALTATTLPIPLKNSYLMLGTRHGIFCWNGKSISSVTESGA
- a CDS encoding malate dehydrogenase, which encodes MRRPVRIAVTGAAGAICYNLLFKIAAGEMMGRDQPVILQLIEIPDAMEALRGLAMELEDCAYPLLHTITLHDNVEDGFSNCHYALLVGARPRGPGMERSDLLEVNAEIFARQGKALNDFANRDVKVLVTGNPANTNALIASRNAPKLSPSQFTCLTRLDHNRAKGMLASQCGVTARDIQNIIIWGNHSPTQYPDLHHARVFGRPAMGQIDTSWYRNEFIPRVQERGSEIIKARGLSSAASAAQAIVDQMHNWTQGTEPGEIVSMGILSDGSYGIEKGVFFSFPVRCNYGRYQIVHGLDINDFSRKHLTATELELLEEKAIVEHLLPKDTEESHNNLTICLKSGVTLYADGTGPSQESKFLNNNRVL
- a CDS encoding 4Fe-4S binding protein, coding for MIFSNSDKVALWKLIYLTFVMLISPHVNAEDIPLSASLTKLFPNATHINKEDETLDIIPVYSSNILEGYAFHTAEIYPVRGYGGKPIDILVGLSSQGLYTGFVTLEHHEPIFIKNDGPRRLEHYMAQLIGVAASDNIYIKKSSKKTLEGGRKSTYIDGITSATVTIKALNKTLTTAARAVAQAKELEGYSLSSWYTPKTDIFENLTLEQLINKGLVTHWPIYASQIRSAKVDKKLGYPSQPISTENEEPLAELYIAYLSHPLVEKNLLNGSKYEEFIKKNDSKDQYILVLSKGSWEGMNLSEKISMSQRGSEVVRKVSDLKITSYDLSISDNNWSELSVFKIPSVAKFSPLLRTNLKFNTDKKIILNEVYQLPRDFFTQHKKKVEIDLPLWIEIWQQRQDDISLLLIGLTILTIVFLNQHFFVKSSTFFHKVRWLYLSFTCLFIGFYSQGQLSIVNVLTLQNLLIDGSSIELFLLDPIIAILWCYVLISLVLFGRGLFCGWLCPFGAIQEFAGLLGKRLNINKWKIGDIWHNRLQKFKYFVLGAIVFTSFSFLNIAEQIAEVEPFKTSITLYFIREWYYVLYAGGMIFLAMKVHKFYCRYICPLGAFMAIAGAFPIFNWLTRRPECGSPCQNCRVNCEIDAIPKHGVIDMKECIQCLECIVINYNPTLCAIEVANTKKRNRVRAKYIPASLVE